The Spinacia oleracea cultivar Varoflay chromosome 2, BTI_SOV_V1, whole genome shotgun sequence DNA segment TCTGGTTCGCAATGAGTTGAGTTTATCAATTGAAGTTAGGGTTTTGATCCTCATTTTGATGTTAGTATTTTGAGTTTAATtttgtttgttaatttttaGTTTATTTCGGAATTAATGAACTAATAATTTGATGTACCCATTAAACGCATCAGAGTTCAAAATGAAAGTAATACGTTTTGCTAGGTTTGATGGGTTTGGCCGcttttttaatttgtatttgtaatatTTGAAATCATCCGAGTTGCAAGAATCAATTCTTGAACAATAGGTTTGTTTGCTCCTTTATACGGATTACTCTGTAtctttttatttccaaaatttttTGTACAATGCAGTTATTTCTCAAATGCTAGATGTAATGAAGATACTAGCTATGATTTTAGGGAATAATATCAAATGAACTTTTTAATattggaaaaattactttaaataatccaaccttttggcaattttccattaataattcaacctttggattattatctattaatccaacctttgcaccttattaacttttattgcacccaGATGACCGTTTACCTGTTAACAAGGTCACcctcttatttttattaaaaaaaaataaaataaaaagcttTTAGAAATACAGGATAATtgttttttattcaaaaaataaaaaattaaactcCTCCTTTCTCTCTTCTCGGTTTATTCCTTCCTTTGTTCCCCAAATGAATTTTCACCACCTTCATCGATGATCCATGCcagctagacctgtcaaacgggtcggtcgggtcgggttgtaaaaatttactttcgggttcgggttgaatcgggtcggtcactttcgggttcgggtttacaaatgcttgttcaagacccagaactttcgggttcgggtcgacccaacgggttgagagattttaaaacgcgcattatattttcattaatttaggtgaaaaatatacaaaatattggcacaagttaacaattttcctacgaaagtttatattttgtcaaattcaatcataaaatggcgtataattcaaattaaaatcatattacacagaacaatagtaaaaacaacgtgtcttttatgcttaaattttctcataatctcatttattactataaatacaatgattttcaatcggtcgggtctaaaacgggttcggtcgggttttgacccattccttttcggattgttcgggttcggataaaatcgggttacgggtcacataatcttgttcaggacccagtatttccgggtcgggttcgggtcggttttcgggtcgggtcgatttttgacagctctaatgCCAGCCACCACCTACGGCATTTTAAATTATCGTCGTCGCTTTAAATACTCAAAGCCCAGATTCGCACAAGCCAACAAATATCCGATATCCAGATTTGCAAAAGGCCCGAGAAAATCAAATTGGGGAAAAAATTAAGGTTCTTGTTCAAATAATTTGGGGTACATTATGAACAATTTGGTTCGCATTAGGCATGAATttgagtatttttttatttcgaTCAAATAAATAGTTCTTTTACAATTTGGTAGGAAATCAAAATTTGGGTGGGTTGGAGGGTTGGTCGGCATCGGCGATGGTGCTTGAAGGTCAACTATGTTGGTGGTTGTTGCGGCAATGACGAAAGTGGTTACTAATTGTTGCTTCTGCTTTTGTACTTTGCTTTCTTTTGGGTTTCTGGGCAATCTATGTAGATTTGGATGAGAAAATGTAAGTGATTGAATAGTGCATAAAATCAATTTGTTGTGGTTTATTTTAATGATCAGATGATGCTGATGACAATGGTGGTGGGAGTGAGTAAGGTTGGGGGTGGAGGATGGAGGAGAAACGGGGGATGTGGGTGGTGGAGGAAGGATGAGAAAAGATGACAATGGTGGTGAGATTAGAGTGACTAAGGACAGAGAGGAGGAAAGAAGAAAGAACGAAATAcaataaattaaaaagaaaataaattattaatttaaaaaataaaataaattatgacaAATGGCTGTATGACACGTGTATAGGTTACCTGATGTATTGGGTTGGTGACCGGttgggtgcaataaaagttaatggggtgcaaaggttggattattagataataatcgaaatgttgaattattaatggaaaatcgtcaaaaggttggattattaaaagtaatttttcctttaATATTTTGTTAGAATtcaattttgatgattttgagtaTTTGCAATAATGCAGTCCACATTCATGAATCATGATTCTTTCTGTAATGTTCTCAATGACCTTTTCCTTTTCTGTATGAACCGTCGAAGAAGATAAAGAAAGAATATGGGACTGTCCATCTTGGAAACAATACTATTGACATGGTATTATCTTATCTTTAATATGCATTCTTATTTATTCATTTCCATCTACACTACATTGACTTTGAGCATTGTCTTAATCGTTAACTCTTAGAACAATAACAGGGATTTATCAAGCTTTGTTGCATCTCTTGTATGTATGTTATATACCATTTGAGGTGTTAGAATACTTTTCTGGCATAGGGTTGGCTACAATGGAGTATCGTAGTAACAAAGATAATCACGTTTTCATAGGTCATAAACATAGTTCTATACTTGCACATCTTTTCTTTTTTAGCTTACGTATTTTACCACCATTATGGTGTCTCTTTCTCAGTCTCTTTCTCTTAGTAATGTAATAGGTATTGGCCGGAATGAGAGAAATAACCAattcgtggactatggaccgtggtgcacatagagctacgtgcaccaaaagaacatgtgTGCATAAGTAAAAGAACACGACACTacggcaaaagaacatgcgatataatatttcacttttttattataaaaataatttattattttactatttattaaaacctaaataaaaaaaatactcatgttcttttctagtaaccagatgttctttcaattatatactgtgttcttttggtgcacgtaGCTCTATGTGCTTCTAAATTACGAGAAATAACTGCTTGACTAGTTTACTTTGGGAACTTCCTTACTTGACCCATAAGGGGTATAATGCTTCGTGTTGTTTTCCAAATGTAAATTCCCTTTGGTTGATAATAAATTCATGTTAATTTGTTTCATTGATGATGATACTATTTAGGGCATTCGGTTTAGGCCTTGTCTATACTGAGAGTCATAAACTTTTATcttatgcaagtccatgggagTCTTCTTTGACTTCTTTTAACTGGAAATGTATGATGTTAAGATTGGTGCTTGGTACATTGGCCACTCAAACAAATACAATGCACTTAGTCACTCTCCTAGAGCTGAACTTTTAGTAAGTATAACTTTTCCTGATATCTCAAAATGGTGCTTGTATATGTGAGTGTAGCTCATGGAGAGAGGGAGCACTAATTATCCTGATTTGTATGAGTTGATTTAGTTCTTCCATAATAGCACTAAATTTTAGCCACTCTTGCTACGGGTTATGACAGagatatttaacttatatataattaatatataatatataactGATATATTATAATATAATGCGGAAGTTTTGATGGACATGTACCTGaataatataacaaaattgtatttttatcATTGATTACATTAATGAGAATTTGTACTACATGCAATATTTGCGAAATCTTATATCTTTCACGTATCTCTTTGGTAGAACCCATGTTTCTATCCGCACTCATATTTGGGAACTCCCTTGATTGGCTCCACTCTCAACTTATGTATACAACATATTTATAGTTGTTGTATCCTGGTTTCTAGATTTGTCTACACTTGTCatttatctagatttttcttaggataattctagacatttcctaagattattttagattataatttacaatcatatatttctaaATTGTTCTGCATTAATAAATTTCAATACTAGATTTTTACAATTatattatctagatttttcAGATTAATATTTCAACATATCTTTGTAGATATACTCAAAAAATATTAAGTGGCAAATGGGTCATTTAAGCAGGGTTCGATTAGATCGAGTCAATTTTGATAGGGCCGTGCTGAAAAGATAAGATGAATGTACTTTGCCATTTTGGTGATGCTAATTGTGATTCGAGCAACTCCATCTCAAGGTTCTTTTTGGATTAGAAAACAGGATTTTTTCTCAGAAACGACcttttaaaatcaaaaaattgtgaTAAAggacctttttaaaaaaaagttgtgaaatAGGACCTAAAATCGAAATTTTATTGTGAATTGGGACCTTCACCTTTCCGGTAATTGACTCAATTTTTCCGGCGTTGACCCATGCGTGCGGATCACGTgcctaataatttttttttcttttagatTCCCTCCCATTCCCCCCTTACCTGCCTAATTAACCCTTTAAAAAAACCTCCGCACTCTTTCTCCTCGTTGATCCTCATGTCGTATTCCCTAACGGTGAGGGTTATGTGAATCGGCTCTTGTCTTGTTACACAGTGTTAGAAAAATTGTACTTGTTGGGTTTCTGTGATTATCCTGAAAAAGAGCTTGAGTTGCGACTGGTAAATACAGAGCAGTTCTGAAAAAGAGCATGAGATAATTTCAATACACCCAATCTGAAATACCTATCCGTAGATAATGACTCGTTTTCTCATTATGTGGTGAAAGGTCTATCGTGGGTACGTTTTTTTCAACTATGAAGCCACATGGCTTGATGGTTAAGGccatgttctttttggcttaatttcagcttcaggacttatttggcagctcagttcagttcagttcagttcagttcagttcagttcagttcaggagcattcagttcagttcagttcagttcagttcaggagcattcagttcagttcagttcagttcaggagcattcagttcaggagcattaaaTTCAGTTCattttaattcagtttaattcaattcaattcattttaatttaatttaatttaatttattttaataattattattattattatgatatattattattattaattatattattattaatattaatattaattatattattatttacattattgtattacttattatttatatttatattattatattattatattacttattatttatacttatattattatattacttattattattattattattattattatttataactaatatttattaataattaatataatttattataatttttattaattattaattatttattatttattattattattattatttattatttattatttattatttattatttattatttattatttattatttattattattatttattatttattatttattatttattatttattatttattatttattatttattatttattatttattatttattatttattatttattatttattatttattatttattatttattatttattatttattatttattatttattattattatttattatttattatttattatttattatttattatttattatttattatttattatttattattcattattcattatttattatttattatttattatttattatttattatttattatttattatttattatttattatttattatttattatttattatttattatttattatttattatttattatttattatttattatttattatttattatttattatttattatttattatttattatttattatttattatttattatttattatttattatttattatttattatttattatttattatttattattatttattatttattatttatttcggtaatatattctgttaagtaaagttcagttcagttcagttaagttcagttcaattcagttcagttcagttcagttcagttcaggagcattcagttcagttcagttcaggagcattcagttcagttcagttcagttcagttcagttcagttgagttcagtttagttcagttcagttcagctcgatctaaagaacagggccttagttCCCAAGTACATACACCACCTCCTTGATTGAACTTTTAAAGGGAATTACCTCCACTAAACTTCTGATCGACATTGCATTAGAGTACTGTAGATCTAAGTTTTCAATCTTTATTTGTTAAGTACAAAATGGGTTACATTCCAATCTTGATATAGCgtgcaaaataattttttggaGATAAACCCTAACATCCACAATAATCAAATTATTCGAATTGAAGCAAATAAATTGGGGCTTTTACCCTCACCTTGTTCGAATAGCAACGAATTAAAAGGCCGGGAGAAACAATGATTTTTTTAAGCAATCGTTCACGAATTGATGAAGCTAGCTTGACGAAGAAGATGAAGTGAACAGAGCAACGAGGAGAGACAATGCATGTTTTTTTTTAGGGTTAATAAGGTAGTTAAGCGGGTGGAATTGGAGGGAAAATCTGAAagggaaaaaatattttttttattacgcATGTGACACGCACGCGCTGGTCAACGCAGGAAAAATTGGGTTAATCACCGGAAAATGGATGAAGGTCCCAATTTACAACAAAAAATCGATTTTAGGTCCTATCTCacaactattttttttaaaaaaaaaggtccTTTAtacaattttttgattttaaaaggtcatttctgACCAAAAATCCTAAACAGAATGATAAGTTGATAACTACACTTTTAATGCATGGAGGAAGGTCAGAGATCGAGTTGTCCTATTACAAGAGGTGGGAAGTAAATTAGTAATCTAATCTTaagaattactccctccgtcccttaattcTCGCCCCACTTTCTTTATAAAGTTGTCCCTTACAGAAATGAGGGAGTATGATTTATCGGAAGATAGTCAAACACATTTGTAGTTTAAAATTAAGTACTGTAAAAAATTAGTCTTACTAGCTAGAGGGGAAGTGTGCAAATGAAACAAATAGTAATCTGTATTTCAGTTCGTACTCCTTAGTCCTTACTCCTTAGCTTGGCACAACCAGCTCTTTCACAGCTGTAATTCCCCCTTGCTTATGATTTATGCACCTTCTTTTATGGAAGATCCTAACATAAGTAACATCACGTGGTCGCGCATGCCCCCAGTTAACATACGATGATAGATAGGAGTAATAGACGTGATGATCCAACTCAAAACTAAGACGTATTTCCAATTCAAGGTATTTTACGTATACACAAATTACTTTATATATGTTGATCACAGTTTCGACAAAGATTTTAAGTTCAAACTCTTTTTCGGTGATAAGGTGAACTTAACACCCACTTCGAGGGAAAAAGGGAAATTCCTTTTAATGTGGGTTGGATGAGATCGAAGCAAACCCGAGTCTCTTGCCTGCCTCGAGTTCAAAAGAGTTGTCGATTTAGTCAATCCCACCTTTAACCACGAAACAATGTAAGATTATGAATTATACAACATGAGCCAAAGTTGATATATATTGAAATATAAATTATCATAAAACATTACGTGTGACACCATTTGCTGCAAATGTGCGTATAATTTCAATACAATATCATTATTACAAAACTTTGCTAATATTATACATAATTACAACCTTCCATTATACGTACATTTAGCTTTGTAGGTCATGTAAACATTGTAGTATAAACAACAAACAAGGACTTGTAGATCCAAAAGAAACACAACTAAAAATCCatcaacttaattaattagtgTACATATGTATAAGACTACTTGCAAACAACATGATCACCACAAAAAACCTCCATCAATCAATCTTAATTAAGGACTAAGATGGGTGCCACGAGTGAATCTATGCCTTGTAACAAAACGATTAACCAAAGCCAAAGCATTACTTGTGACCTGAGTAACACCCTCAACCTTTGCCCTAACCCTATTCCTTACAATCTTCCCATGTACGTTACCTTCAAACGCCGCGGCACAGTTAATTTGATCGGTAAGAGCAGTACTAGCCCAAGTCTCTACGTTACTCATATACCACAAAAAATCATCAACACCAACTTTCTCACCACATTTTTGAAGCTCCCTTAATGATAACCTAAGTTGAGCAACACTATCATTTATTTGGTCTATACAATCCCCTATCGCTTGGGCCTCCTCCCAATGGGCTATTTTCAGCCTAGTAGACAATTTGGTTAAGTAGGATCTTGTAAATCTAGCCTCCGTTAAACTAACCTTTAACGCGATCTGAGCTAGTTGTCGATGGCTTAGATTTGTCGAGTTAACGTATTTGTATAGGGATTTTTCACACACTTTAGGGTAGCTAGTGGTGCTACATGAGGCAATTATGAAGGCTCTAGCCCTAGAGCACCGACGACAGCTCTCGACACTGCCGCCGAGGAGGAggagagaaagtgagagaaaCAACAAGGGAATGGTGTATCTTGCCATATATAATTAAGGTTGTATTGTATTGTGTTGGAGCTAGATGTATGCTAGATATGATGGTTTTAATTTGAGAGGTATCTATGGAAAGTGTTAGAAGGCATATATATAGAAGGGAGATATATAGTTATACAATATTGTGTCTTAATAATATTATGTGGCAGCTTTAGTTTAGGGTCAAATGTTGAAGGTAATCCCCATGTGCATAAATTAAGTGCAACTAGAGCTTAGCTTAAGGTCAAAGCACTATATATGAGACTTAATTAAGTGATTGATCTTTTactaataatttaaatgaaTCTTGTAACTAGGAAGGAGACCTAGAAAGATTTGTAATAGATATCTCTAATtctatatttatttataaactATATAATATAAAATGTCAAGGTATACATATCTATGGAAATCTGTGAGCTAGATGCCTTGGAATACataaataaatgaaataaaTGGTTGGCCTATGGATACAAATTCATAAGAAATTGAGATGTTAAATCTAGGGTTTCTCAATATAAAGTAGCAAACATACTAATTTATATCTAATCATTGAAAGACTATAAATTGGCTTAAAAAGAGCTATTAGTCCGTGTAATATTTACTTAATTGTCAAACCATACTcatatatacgtagtatatacTAATATAGTGTATCCTCACATATTTTCTCTTTACATTTGCATATCATGAGAGGGAAAAGAAATGTGAGAAGTACTACCAATTGTCATCATATGGTGCACAATACACCTGAATGTacctaatttgttttttttttttttttttaatattattccGATATTAGATATAGATGCCAAGCTTTGAATAAAATTTAGGGCTTATCAATTATCACCTTCAAATATTTGTGACAATCACTTCATTAACAAGCAAAGGTATTACACGTACACGATTTATCCAatgtatatacttcctccatttcagaaatatcgcaccatttgttttttacactattcacactacaactttgacaattttttgtGATACGTccgtaaggaaattttagtcatatagggtcatgttagattcacatcgatatattttttctaaatattaatttttataatttttacttgcacacaatttgagatattaagagtcaaagtaatggttagaggagtaaaagtcaaccatggtgcgatatttccgaaacGAAGGAACTATATTATACAAAACAACCAAAACTCTAGCAAATTGAGACCAATGACATAAGTAATTACTCCGACATAATTAAACCAGCAGGCTTGCATCTACATCATTTGTCTGTCAActaattatgaattttaaatgATAATCTTAATTAGTCAACATAAGCACTACTCCATTCATGAATATGTTAACAAACAAGTACTACCTCTGGTTCATAAAAAATTTCACGGTTATTACTTGCATAAATATTAAGGTAAAAGTGAAAATGTTGGTTGAATATAAAAATATGGATAAAAAGTAagataaatgtgtaaaaaggtgggagtaagagaataataataataaagtaatggaaaatgaatgaaaaattataaatattatggggtaagaagggtaaagtgctaaattttcatgtccataAATAAAGTGTAAAAAACATCATAAAACGAAATAAAACGAAAAGTataaagatcattttaaaacggaggtagtataccCTATTTTCTCCTTCCTTCCTCTTCCTAGTTTTCTCTTTCTTAACCGGATAGGCTCGTATTTTCAATTACATTGTTCACTCAAAATCTTCTAATCATGACTGTAAATCTATAACACGTCAAATAAGTTAGGATGTAAATATCGTTACACAAA contains these protein-coding regions:
- the LOC110803119 gene encoding pectinesterase inhibitor 11-like, which codes for MARYTIPLLFLSLSLLLLGGSVESCRRCSRARAFIIASCSTTSYPKVCEKSLYKYVNSTNLSHRQLAQIALKVSLTEARFTRSYLTKLSTRLKIAHWEEAQAIGDCIDQINDSVAQLRLSLRELQKCGEKVGVDDFLWYMSNVETWASTALTDQINCAAAFEGNVHGKIVRNRVRAKVEGVTQVTSNALALVNRFVTRHRFTRGTHLSP